A portion of the Salminus brasiliensis chromosome 11, fSalBra1.hap2, whole genome shotgun sequence genome contains these proteins:
- the ifi30a gene encoding gamma-interferon-inducible lysosomal thiol reductase — MFSMKAGLLLAALWVLICGSACRPSCTAPPAQWCSSVETAAKCGVLEQCFGANVTKGNPAAVNVSLYYESFCPGCREFLVMQLMPTFFMLNDIMTLELVPFGNAEEKKSAEKYEFTCQHGPDECMGNMIETCMLSKMGGAAYFAINCMEMAADVLKASKQCAELFTKESFWDAIQTCVNGDEGNQLMHQNAVKTRALKPQHQYVPWVTINGEHTDDLQEKAQNSLFNLVCSLYKGEKPAACALGLKGKKRNVC; from the exons ATGTTCTCCATGAAGGCAGGACTGCTGCTCGCTGCTTTGTGGGTTCTGATTTGTGGGAGTGCTTGTAGACCGTCCTGCACCGCTCCTCCTGCGCAGTGGTGCTCGTCTGTGGAGACCGCGGCCAAATGCGGG GTTCTGGAGCAGTGCTTCGGGGCCAATGTGACCAAGGGGAACCCAGCGGCGGTGAACGTCAGTCTGTACTACGAGTCGTTCTGCCCCGGCTGCCGAGAGTTCCTGGTGATGCAGCTCATGCCGACGTTCTTCATGCTGAATGACATCATGACCTTGGAGCTGGTTCCGTTTGGGAACGCAGAG GAGAAGAAGAGTGCAGAGAAGTATGAGTTCACCTGTCAGCACGGACCAGACGAGTGTATGGGCAACATGATCGAG ACCTGCATGCTGAGTAAAATGGGAGGTGCTGCATACTTTGCTATAAACTGTATGGAGATGGCTGCAGATGTGCTGAAAGCATCCAAACAG TGTGCGGAGCTCTTCACTAAGGAGAGCTTTTGGGACGCCATCCAGACCTGTGTGAATGGAGATGAGGGTAATCAGCTGATGCACCAGAATGCTGTGAAGACCAGAGCACTGAAACCACAGCACCAATACGTTCCCTGGGTGACCATCAATGGC gagCACACAGACGACCTGCAGGAGAAGGCCCAGAATTCTCTGTTTAACCTGGTCTGCAGTTTGTACAAG GGAGAGAAGCCAGCTGCCTGCGCTCTGGGACTGaagggaaagaaaagaaatgtcTGCTGA